From the Cloacibacillus sp. genome, one window contains:
- a CDS encoding serpin family protein: MFLPNKKQRRLLSVIMLVLYFLALGGAFVTPALSVPKSVPSWKWNQIQSRWMRGEVYVPDEPPGWEGKISQSDIKKIRRAGVSINKFAFKLYPLMAGDAEGNILFSPYNLAMTLVQEYRSADRKTRRELKRALSINGDSIDDFALLAQIIEDTPEDRGDFCSDGKDVFFKSDWEFPFNNYEEDFKTSLERADFYKPNGELQSIDIMFQDQRLKYYENSTIKSFEFPFVDRYYSYIILLPREGWDERRMRDTLNYKKYLSLLSKQTDKNLIVRIVDTKITSQYDFSSWLNTLGIKGGEREKLKQKNVINIYGGEQSRAVNTFWSTMLIRGTRAFYAAFAHPPLSPQEIEKIEKLIKKDQEDLKKEYPYNLDGGFYPTHPFVYFIVDNRSGAILLMGRYCGKEDSPNIVSK; the protein is encoded by the coding sequence ATGTTCTTACCTAATAAAAAGCAAAGGCGGTTATTATCGGTAATAATGTTAGTGCTGTACTTTCTGGCGCTTGGCGGGGCTTTTGTCACGCCAGCCTTAAGCGTGCCTAAAAGCGTGCCGTCTTGGAAATGGAATCAAATTCAATCGCGATGGATGCGCGGGGAAGTCTACGTTCCCGACGAACCTCCGGGTTGGGAGGGGAAGATATCGCAGAGCGATATTAAAAAGATCAGGAGGGCCGGCGTTTCGATTAATAAATTTGCCTTTAAGCTCTACCCGTTAATGGCTGGCGACGCCGAGGGGAATATTTTGTTTTCCCCCTATAACCTCGCCATGACGTTGGTACAAGAATACAGAAGCGCAGATAGAAAGACGAGGCGCGAGCTGAAAAGAGCGCTCTCCATTAACGGAGACTCAATAGACGATTTTGCCCTCCTTGCCCAGATAATAGAGGATACGCCAGAGGACAGGGGGGACTTTTGTTCCGATGGAAAAGATGTGTTTTTTAAATCAGACTGGGAGTTCCCATTTAATAATTATGAGGAAGATTTCAAGACTTCTCTGGAGCGGGCTGACTTTTACAAACCCAACGGCGAATTACAAAGTATCGACATTATGTTCCAGGATCAACGCTTAAAATATTACGAAAACAGCACTATTAAAAGTTTTGAGTTCCCATTTGTAGACCGATACTACTCCTATATCATCCTCCTGCCCAGAGAAGGATGGGATGAGCGCCGTATGAGAGACACCCTAAACTATAAAAAATATCTTTCGCTGCTTTCGAAACAAACGGACAAAAACCTGATAGTCCGCATTGTAGATACAAAGATCACCTCTCAGTATGATTTTAGCAGCTGGCTGAATACGTTAGGGATAAAAGGGGGGGAAAGGGAAAAATTAAAGCAGAAAAACGTCATAAACATATATGGAGGTGAACAATCAAGGGCTGTAAATACTTTCTGGTCCACAATGCTTATTAGAGGAACGAGAGCATTTTACGCTGCTTTTGCTCATCCACCGCTCTCTCCGCAGGAAATTGAAAAAATTGAAAAATTGATAAAAAAAGACCAGGAGGACCTGAAAAAAGAGTATCCTTATAACCTTGATGGAGGATTCTATCCTACTCATCCATTTGTCTATTTTATCGTTGACAACAGAAGCGGCGCGATTCTCTTAATGGGACGGTATTGCGGGAAAGAAGATAGCCCGAATATCGTATCAAAGTGA